The Bacteroidales bacterium nucleotide sequence TGCACCTGCAGATCAGACATGATCTTTGTTTAAACTGCAACCAGTGCTTGATCGCTTCGAATTGTCCCTCCGATGCCATCGGCCGGGTTCCGGCCGACGAGCCGTATATGATTAAGGGGGATTTCATCGTAAAAGAAGAAAGCTGATATGATCAAGAAGGCACCCCGTTTTACTCTGCTTTTTTTCACCCTGGTACTGCTTACAGGAACATTCCTGCATGCCCAGCAGCGTTTTCCGAAGCCGGAATTTGAAACCGGGTATATGCAGCCCGATCCTACCACCCCGGAACCCAGGGCCATGGCCCTGGAATATTTCGATGTGCTTGTTCTTCTTGCTGCCCTCTCCCTGGCTTCCTGGCTGGCTATCTGGAAACGGTCCAGGCGGGGCCTGCTCTGGCTTTCCGTTTTTTCTCTGGTCTATTTCGGGTTCTACCGCGACGGCTGTATCTGTTCCATCGGAGCCATTCAGAATGTGGCACTCTCCATCTTCGATTCCGGGTATGCCATTTCCATCACGGCATTGCTGTTTTTTGTTCTGCCCTTGCTGTTCGCCCTCTTTTTCGGGAGAGTGTTCTGTGCATCGGTTTGTCCCCTGGGTGCCATTCAGGACCTGCTGTTGATACATCCCGTTTCCATCCCCAGCTGGATCAGGAAGACCCTGGGATTTATCCCGGTCATCTACCTGGCAATCTCGGTGCTTTTTGCTGCTACGGGCAGCGACTTTATCATCTGCCGCTACGATCCTTTTATCGGGATTTTCCGGATGGACGGACCTTTTCTGATGATATTCCTGGGCATCACCTTCCTCTTCCTGGGCATGTTCTATGCCAGGCCCTATTGCAGGATCTTCTGTCCCTACGGGGTTTTGCTGGGATGGA carries:
- a CDS encoding 4Fe-4S binding protein; the protein is MIKKAPRFTLLFFTLVLLTGTFLHAQQRFPKPEFETGYMQPDPTTPEPRAMALEYFDVLVLLAALSLASWLAIWKRSRRGLLWLSVFSLVYFGFYRDGCICSIGAIQNVALSIFDSGYAISITALLFFVLPLLFALFFGRVFCASVCPLGAIQDLLLIHPVSIPSWIRKTLGFIPVIYLAISVLFAATGSDFIICRYDPFIGIFRMDGPFLMIFLGITFLFLGMFYARPYCRIFCPYGVLLGWMSKFSRWHLSITPAECIKCKLCEDSCPFDAIEVPVGQAYRAPEVARKNLRRFIIYLALIPLLTFAGGWIGARSHVFMSRVHPDVYLAELMISNPELREDEENLDIQAFLESGETFEQLVEQASVIRGKFRKGGMAMGGFVGLALGITLMNQVVFRRREDYEPHKGDCFSCGRCMDYCPVEKKVGT